The region CCACACCAAATACCATATACAGATGGTTAAGAGCCGGAAAGTTTCCCGGTGTTAAAATAGGTAAGGAATGGCGGATTAAACGGGAAGCGCTGGAGGAAAGATTAAATGACAGCATACATCATCCGGAACAATCCTATATTGAAAAATTAAATATACAAGGAGACCATGTTATGGTTTTAACATCCAGCCAGTCTGAAGTTTTGGATATTGAGGTGGAATTCTTTAAAAAAGGCTTAAATAAAGGCCAAAGGCTTTTTAAAGGCTGCTGGTGGCAAAATCAGGATGAAGTGAGAAAAGAGCTTACCTTAAGAGGGATTCACGTGGAGGATTTGGAGAGGCAGGATAAGCTTGTAATTGCCGACTTGGCTGATGCATTCAGGAAAAAAGGTATACAAGGACCGGTAGAAATCTGGCAGAGTGAAGCTTATAAGTCTTTGTCCATGGGCTATAAGGTCACATGGGGCTCAGGCTCACCCGATTTACTTTGCTGCGGAGATTTTAATAAATTACAGGAGTTTGAAAATTCACTTGCCAAATCCATTGAAAAAATTCCTATAGTAGGTATATGTCCCTATGTATTAAATCTTGATGCACAAGATAGTTTTAATTCCCTTGTACATTTAATGAATCAACATAAGGGTGTACTGTTCTACGGTTCCAAAATCTCTGCTTTTCTTCGTAAAGACATGGTTTGATAGCTGCATTTTCTCATACAAATAAGTCTATATTAAAAACCCGGGATTCCATTAATCCCGGGTTTTTAATATAACAATGTCTTATACAGTATTACCAAATCATTTTATGATAAAACTTAGATTATTGATATAATAGACACAAATGATATCCTCTATCTTCTAAATTTAAAATAAAGTAATAAGTCCCGGGATTTTACTCCCGGGACTTATTACTTTTATAGATAGAAGAATTATTTTGCATTCTCCAATGCCTTATTCACGGCTTCTATGATACCGTTACTGGTCATGGTAGCACCTGAAACTGTCTCTACTTCTGTTGAATTCTTTTCAACTATAGCTGCAGGAATTTGTTCCAATGCAGCATCTGCAATTCCTTCGGTCTCTTCATGTTCTGTAACATCTATCTTTGCTATTTTGCCGCCAGAAACTTCTACAGATACCTTTATGGTTTCTTTTCCGTCGCCTTCCCCTTCATAAGTACCGTCCTTATAAGCTGGGCTTTTGCTCCCGCCGCATCCTGCCAAAAGAGCAGTTACCAGAAGCATTGCCATTGTTAAAGAAAAAGTTCTTTTCATTTCTTGACTCCTCTCATCATGCTATCTTTAAATAAATATACACTATCCCATTTGTTCATTGAGCATTTCAAAAATCTTTTTTGTTACTTCTGCGGCAACGCCTGCACAGCGGCTTTTTCTTTCAGGATCATTATAGGCATATCCGCTGGCTGCCATGAAATTGCCCACAGAATCTTCACATAGATAAGAATCTGCCACAGTCTTAGGGAGGTTGAGATTTTCAGGCTGATAACTTGGGAATTCTTCTTTTTTATACCATTTCAATAATTCCGACAGCAGTTTGTTGGATGTTTCTTTATCGCATACCGTACCGATACAGGCTGCACCTACTCCTAAAGTACCGCAAAGAGTACCTGCCCCATAGCCGCCTGCTGCACTTATAAAGGCTTCGGTTGGAATCTGATTAAAAGGATATCCAACTTCTTCTGCCAACGTTCCGAAGAACCCTTCGGATACTCCGATACCTCACCCGCCCTTTTCTTTATAAGCATGAAACGCTCTTTCAGCCGCCTTGTCCACATCTACTTTTTTATATGGGAACGGCCACTGTGGCTTTTCTGTTGTATCAGCTGCCGTTGAAGTTGGAGCACATCCTGCCAGTAAAGGTCCTAATGTACCTGCAACTGCTGCACCTGCTAATGTTTTACCTACTCCTTTAACAAAATCTTTTCTGGAAATCTGCTTTTCCATCTGCATTCTCGTACCCCCTTGTAATTTAATTAATAAGTTGTAATATATTTAACAATATAATAATATCAATTATTACATTAATATAGTGATACAATTTATTTATGCAGCATAAGAGTTTGTTATATAAAAAACAAAGAGCATTGACAAAATCATATTTTGACGATGCTCTTAAATCCTATAATCCCTTAATTATGTTAATCCCAAAGCTTTCCGTTTTGATAAGATATGCTCTTCAATATCCTTAGCTGCCTGAACCGGCTCATCTCCTAAGGCTACCTTTCCTCCCGTAAGCTCTTCTACATCCTGTGTCAGCAATTTCACAAGATTTGGAGCGCCTGTAATGAATGGTGTTGGTGACAGATGGGTATATGCCCCGTATGCTACTGCGAATACACCGTCAATGGTTGCTTTTTGTTCCATCCACTCCGGCGCGGTGACAGCTATGGGCAAATCCGGTACATCCACATCCAGGTGGTCTGCCAGGGCAGTTACCAGCATTGAGATCCTGCCCGTATCGGTACAAGTCCCAAAACTTAAGACAGGCGGTATTTTTAATGCACTGCATATTTCCTGCAGCCCTTTCCCCGCCATATCTGCCGCTTCCAGATTGCAAAGTCCTGCAACCTCCAAAGCATGGTTTCCACAGCCTCCCGCGACTACCAATATATCTCTTTTTATTAACTCTTTGGTGAGGTTCACCGTATTCCAGTCCTGGGGACCATTTCTTAAGGATGAACAATTGGCCAGCGCCACAACGCCTTTTATTTTTCCTGCTGCTATTACGTCAACAAGAGGGTCCAGTTTATTCCCCAGAGCCTCCAGTACTGCCTCGGTAGAAAATCCTGCTACAGCCTTTTGAGTAATCTTTGGCACCATCGGCTTGATGTTTCCCGTCCGTTTTTTGAAATTCTCTATTGCCAGGTCAATCAATTTGTCGGCCATTTCATCTGCTTCTTCAGGATTGTAGGGGATTTTATGCTGCAGCCCGGGTATTCCGATTATGGTGCTTACACTGACTAGAGTTATCTGATATTTTTCCGCATACATATCTATAGCCGGAGGTGAACAATTTTCCTCCATTGCCATTACATCCACCGTACCTGTAGCTAAAAATGGTTCTATAGCCAACCAGTTCCCCATCAGACCCACAAATACATCGTCTACTTCAAACCTCTGAAGAAGTTCCTGTCCTGTCTCTATTGAACCAACTATTCTTAAACCTTTAGCTCCGGCTGCCTTTGCCTTATCCTGCACCTGCTTAGATTTAGCTTTTTGTATTGTTGCCACTCCTGCCCAGGGCTGGTGGCCGTTAAAGGCAATATTAACATAACCCGGATCCATGATACCTAAGTCTACATTTACCTCATGAGGTTTTGGCGTGCCGAATAATATATCCTGAACCATTTCAAGGCCTATTTGGGCATTATATATTGTTGCGATTCCCAGCCTGAGAGCTTTTAAGGCCAATGATGCATAGTCCCCATCCACGTTTGTAAGACAGCTTGCAACGGAATTTTGTTCTTCATGGTTAACACCGGCAGGGTAAATATTTATATCCCTCCATACCTTTTTTCTTTTCCTGGGAGCAAATGTTTCCACCATTATATTAGGTTTATCTGTTCCCACATGCAGTTGTTCTTCCAGAAGGTTTGCCAGGTCAACAGCCATCTTATTTATATCCTGGTTTGTATTTATTTTTAGCTGTTCACACATCCATTTAAGCTTGTTTGCATCCTTAATTGTAAAGGGAGTTTTTCCTTCACCTGTAGCCCGCAAAGTCCTGTATGCTTCATAAGCATGATGACTGTATGTACCCGCTCCCATAATATTATGAAGAAGCAATGTCCTCATTGCCATCGCATCTGGCCCTATTCCACACACACCCTTTTCCGGCTGTCCTTTATCATTGATCCTGCAAGGTCCATGGGAACATAGCTGACAGCTTAGGCCCTGAAGACAGAATTTGCAGCGTATTTTTTCCTGATGCATCCACCTGTCAAATACATTGGACATACCATCTTCTCTTATTCTTTTTAGCATTTCTTCCACTGAATCATGATAGCTTACGCGTCCTTCGGTTTTTTCCAATATGGTTTCACTCATTTAAAATCATACTCCTTTCATAAACTTCACTAGTAGTTTCCCTCACATCCATGATGAAATATGCAAAGTTTTATATTATCAAATCATTTTATTCTATGCATTGTTGATTTTTCAGCGGCATCGTACTAAAATTAAAACAATGTGGTGATGGGAAAACTATAAAATACTACGAACAGCTACTTGAAAGAGGAATGCAGATGAATGTTTTTAATATAGATATGGGAACTCTCTTAATTGTTCTTGTTTTAGGGCATATTTTAACAGGCATACTTATAATCTCATATACAGTCCGGCATAACAAAGAGAAATCAGTTAATATATTTTTATTGTCTAAATTATTTCAATCGGTTGCATGGATTATGCTTGGTTTTAAAGATGCTATCCCTTATATTATTTGGATATCTATATCGAATTCTATATTATTTATCGGTGCAGCATTGGAACTAATTGCTTTTTTAACTTTGGTAAACAGTTATAATAAAGCTATAAAAAGAAATTATAATATCCTGATTTTAATTTGTATTGCTACTTTTAATGCTATAACAATATACAGTACTCCAGAAAATATCAGGATCGTATTTGCCTCCACAATTACAGTTATATTAATTTCATTTCCAGCATATAAGCTTTTTAGGCATAAAAATCCATCAGTATTGCAAAAAGTAATAGCTTCTTTTTACAGTATTACAATGGTTTCCTTCCTTTTCAGGGCCTATATGGCATTAACCTCGGCGCATGATATGACACTATGGTCAACAAATATTTTCAATACCGGCTCCTTTCTTCTGCTGTATCTTGTAATGCTCGTGGGAAGTATAGGATTCATTCTTTTAGCAAAAGAAAAGCTGGATGTTGAACTGGTTAAAGCTGCGTCACTTGATGAATTAACTGATATATTTAATCGAAGGACATTTATATTGCGCGCAAAAGAATTTATTTCGCTGTTTGCAAGAAAAAAAGAACAAATCTCATATTTGCTTATAGATATTGATAATTTCAAAAGGATTAATGACGTATATGGGCATTATATAGGAGATATTGTCTTAAAGGAGTTTGCTGGTGCCATCAAGGCACAATTAAGAGTTTATGATTTATTCGGAAGGTACGGTGGTGAAGAATTCGCCATATTACTCCCAGGTACAAATGAAAAAGATTCTATTGAAGTCGCAGAAAGATTAAGAAAAACAATCGAAAATACACCAGTCAGCATCAATCCTGAAATAAAATATACCATAAGTATAGGAGCAGTCACTCTTACTCCGGATTCGAAAACAAATGTTGATATGCTCTATAAAATAAGTGATAACGCTCTTTATATGGCGAAAATGCAGGGAAGGAATCGTGTTGTTCGGTTTCAAAATGCAGTATAAATAGCGGATAAGCACACAATCAGAAAACTTACAAATTATTAAATTAAAAAGAGGGCGTCGAAACTATAATATTTCTTTACGCCCTTCTTATTATTAAACTTATAAATTGTTTATTCGTTATAAAAACTGCTTTTACCGGTGAATTCCCTTATTATCGAATTGTTTGGCACGTTTGTATCGTCTACAGGAAGGAAGTATTCCAAAAACTTCAACAGCCTTCTTGCTTCCGAATAGGCTCTGCTTTCTTTGCCTATCTTTTTTAACAGGGGCTCTGCATAATTTTTAAGCACGCCCATCTCATATAAAAGGGTAGAGTTAAACATGATATCTGCTTCCTCCTGGAAGGGGAATATATTAATATCTTCCCCCTTTCTTACAGAAGGCCATCCTAAAATGGTGCTTTCCGCATCCCTGCCTCTGGTTCTGTTATCCCTTATTATTCTTCTTAAAATTCTGACATCCGTTGTGGGAATCCTGTTGTGATTGTCGATATTAAGCTGGGTTAACGCACTTATATATATCTTGAATTTATTTTCGGGATTGATTTTGCTGGTCAGCATTTCATTTAAGCCGTGAATTCCCTCGGCTAAAAGTATCATCCCGTCAGTAAGCTTTAATGTGTTGCCTTTGTATTCCCTTTGCCCGGTTATAAAATTAAAGGTGGGAATCATGATTTCTTCGCCGTTAAGAAGTCTTTGTAGGTGGTCATTTAAAAGATTCAAATCTAGAGCGTAAATGGTCTCAAAATCATAATCACCGTTTTCATCCTTAGGTGTATCTTCCCTGTTTAAGAAGTAATCATCTAAGGATATTGCATATGGTTTTAATCCATTTACCCTGAGCTGAATGCTCAATCTTTTGGTAAATGTAGTTTTACCTGACGAGGAGGGCCCGGCTATCAAAACTATTTTAATCTTATCCTTAAAGTCGGCAATCATGTCGGCTATATTTGCTATTTTCTTTTCATGAAGAGCTTCAGCAATTCTTATTATATCCTCAATATCGCCTGACTCTTCCTTTTCATTTAATTCTCCGACATCTGACACACCTATTATCTTTGCCCATTCTTCAGTTTCACGAAAAACGTTGAAGAGCTTTTTTTGCTCAATATATACAGGCAATTCATCGGGAGAATAGGTCTCGGGATAGCTTAATACAAACCCCGGCTTATAAAATTTAAGCTCAAATTTTTTAAGATATCCGGCAGAGGGCACCATTCTTCCATAAAAATAATCATACAGCCATCCGCATTTGTACAGATTGATATGGTCCTGCTTCCAGTATTTAAAAAGCCTTACTTTATCATCCTGACCGGATTTTTTAAACAAATTTATGGCTTCACCCATTGAAATCCGGCTTTTCTCAAAGGGTTCATCACTTTCAACTATCTCCTGCATCCTGCGTTCTATTGCCAATACATCTTCTAGGCTTAGTTCTTTGTCCTTGTGAATTTCTCCGTACAGCCCCTTGTTTATAGAATGCTCAATGGATACCTTGCAGTCGGGAAATATCTCCTGTGCAGCCCTTATAAGAACAAAGGTCAATCCCCGGGCATATATCCTCCTGGCTTCATAGGAGGCAAGAGTTAAAAACTCCACCTTGCAGTCCTCGTTAAGTTCATCATTCAATTCCAATATCTCGTTATTTACCTTTGCTGCGATAATTCCCGTCTCATATTGCACCTTGTAGTTTTTAGCTATGTCTTTTAGCCTTGTTCCCTTTGCATATTCCCCAGATAATCCGCTGTTAAATTCCACTTTGACTTTATCCACGCAAATCAATCCTTTACTGCAAGATTTTTTATTCTTTAGTTCATATCTATATAGCTTATAAATTCTTTAGCATTCTCCGGAGTCACACCATAGGTCATAACAGGAGTCTTTATAAGCACCATCTTTTTTCTGATATCCGGTGAATACACTTTGACCTTTCCTATTCCTTCAATAAAAAAAGTGCCCTGCCTTAAATTAAAAAACTCCACACCCTTAACCTTCTCCATTTGAGG is a window of Oxobacter pfennigii DNA encoding:
- a CDS encoding PH domain-containing protein; amino-acid sequence: MKKKNRTGKLSLVILGIVTVIFLVLANKGIDIKYVVSNGSINISWFGETKIPIKDIVEIRLLDELPQMEKVKGVEFFNLRQGTFFIEGIGKVKVYSPDIRKKMVLIKTPVMTYGVTPENAKEFISYIDMN
- a CDS encoding MEDS domain-containing protein; this translates as MDKELLTVDEVADILRTTPNTIYRWLRAGKFPGVKIGKEWRIKREALEERLNDSIHHPEQSYIEKLNIQGDHVMVLTSSQSEVLDIEVEFFKKGLNKGQRLFKGCWWQNQDEVRKELTLRGIHVEDLERQDKLVIADLADAFRKKGIQGPVEIWQSEAYKSLSMGYKVTWGSGSPDLLCCGDFNKLQEFENSLAKSIEKIPIVGICPYVLNLDAQDSFNSLVHLMNQHKGVLFYGSKISAFLRKDMV
- the cooS gene encoding anaerobic carbon-monoxide dehydrogenase catalytic subunit, translating into MSETILEKTEGRVSYHDSVEEMLKRIREDGMSNVFDRWMHQEKIRCKFCLQGLSCQLCSHGPCRINDKGQPEKGVCGIGPDAMAMRTLLLHNIMGAGTYSHHAYEAYRTLRATGEGKTPFTIKDANKLKWMCEQLKINTNQDINKMAVDLANLLEEQLHVGTDKPNIMVETFAPRKRKKVWRDINIYPAGVNHEEQNSVASCLTNVDGDYASLALKALRLGIATIYNAQIGLEMVQDILFGTPKPHEVNVDLGIMDPGYVNIAFNGHQPWAGVATIQKAKSKQVQDKAKAAGAKGLRIVGSIETGQELLQRFEVDDVFVGLMGNWLAIEPFLATGTVDVMAMEENCSPPAIDMYAEKYQITLVSVSTIIGIPGLQHKIPYNPEEADEMADKLIDLAIENFKKRTGNIKPMVPKITQKAVAGFSTEAVLEALGNKLDPLVDVIAAGKIKGVVALANCSSLRNGPQDWNTVNLTKELIKRDILVVAGGCGNHALEVAGLCNLEAADMAGKGLQEICSALKIPPVLSFGTCTDTGRISMLVTALADHLDVDVPDLPIAVTAPEWMEQKATIDGVFAVAYGAYTHLSPTPFITGAPNLVKLLTQDVEELTGGKVALGDEPVQAAKDIEEHILSKRKALGLT
- a CDS encoding nucleoside kinase; its protein translation is MDKVKVEFNSGLSGEYAKGTRLKDIAKNYKVQYETGIIAAKVNNEILELNDELNEDCKVEFLTLASYEARRIYARGLTFVLIRAAQEIFPDCKVSIEHSINKGLYGEIHKDKELSLEDVLAIERRMQEIVESDEPFEKSRISMGEAINLFKKSGQDDKVRLFKYWKQDHINLYKCGWLYDYFYGRMVPSAGYLKKFELKFYKPGFVLSYPETYSPDELPVYIEQKKLFNVFRETEEWAKIIGVSDVGELNEKEESGDIEDIIRIAEALHEKKIANIADMIADFKDKIKIVLIAGPSSSGKTTFTKRLSIQLRVNGLKPYAISLDDYFLNREDTPKDENGDYDFETIYALDLNLLNDHLQRLLNGEEIMIPTFNFITGQREYKGNTLKLTDGMILLAEGIHGLNEMLTSKINPENKFKIYISALTQLNIDNHNRIPTTDVRILRRIIRDNRTRGRDAESTILGWPSVRKGEDINIFPFQEEADIMFNSTLLYEMGVLKNYAEPLLKKIGKESRAYSEARRLLKFLEYFLPVDDTNVPNNSIIREFTGKSSFYNE
- a CDS encoding FMN-binding protein; this encodes MKRTFSLTMAMLLVTALLAGCGGSKSPAYKDGTYEGEGDGKETIKVSVEVSGGKIAKIDVTEHEETEGIADAALEQIPAAIVEKNSTEVETVSGATMTSNGIIEAVNKALENAK
- a CDS encoding C-GCAxxG-C-C family protein, which produces MGVSEGFFGTLAEEVGYPFNQIPTEAFISAAGGYGAGTLCGTLGVGAACIGTVCDKETSNKLLSELLKWYKKEEFPSYQPENLNLPKTVADSYLCEDSVGNFMAASGYAYNDPERKSRCAGVAAEVTKKIFEMLNEQMG
- a CDS encoding GGDEF domain-containing protein; the protein is MNVFNIDMGTLLIVLVLGHILTGILIISYTVRHNKEKSVNIFLLSKLFQSVAWIMLGFKDAIPYIIWISISNSILFIGAALELIAFLTLVNSYNKAIKRNYNILILICIATFNAITIYSTPENIRIVFASTITVILISFPAYKLFRHKNPSVLQKVIASFYSITMVSFLFRAYMALTSAHDMTLWSTNIFNTGSFLLLYLVMLVGSIGFILLAKEKLDVELVKAASLDELTDIFNRRTFILRAKEFISLFARKKEQISYLLIDIDNFKRINDVYGHYIGDIVLKEFAGAIKAQLRVYDLFGRYGGEEFAILLPGTNEKDSIEVAERLRKTIENTPVSINPEIKYTISIGAVTLTPDSKTNVDMLYKISDNALYMAKMQGRNRVVRFQNAV